GTTCGGCTGCCGGCTGCGCGGCGGTTGCCCCCGCTGCAGCGGTTTCCGGAGATGCCTCCGGAGATGCTTCCGGAGCCGGCGCGGCGTCAGCGAATGCCACACCGCCCTTGAGCGCCAGACCGCCCTTGTGCACCCACGGAATTCCGGCCATGCCGGCGTCCATGGCTTCGTTGGAGAGCCTGTCGGCGTCCTTGTTGATTTCACGCGGAATCCACTGGTACTTCACCCGGCGCGGATTGACGATCGCCCGCGCCTTCGCAGCCAGCCGCTGCATGTCCTCGTGCTTGATCTTCCAGCGCCCGCTCATCTGCTCCACAACGAGCTTGGAGTCCATCTTGGCGAGGATCCAGCAGTCGGGGTCGATCTCATGCGCCATTTCCAGGGCAGCCAGCAGGCCGGAGTACTCGGCCACGTTGTTGGAGGCCTTTCCGATGTACTCGGCTTTTTCGGCGAGGATGGCTCCGGTATCGGGGTCGCGCACCAGCGCACCGTAGCCGGCGTGCCCGGGGTTGCCGCGGGAACCGCCGTCGGCCTCCACAATCAGCGTGCGCCGGACGCCGCCCGCGGCCTGGCCGGCAGGTGATTCGGTGCCGGAAGGCGCGGCGGGAGCGTCAGACGGGTCAAACAGGGTCACGGATCAGCTGCCCCACTCAGCGGAACGCACCAGGATGCAGCCGGAGTCGGGGCAGAACACAATGTCGTCCTCGGCGGCCTTGCGGATGTCGGCGAGGTCTCCGGGGCTCAGCTGCATACCGGACCCTTCGGAGGTTCCGTTGAACAGGCGTGCAGCGCCGATGCCGTTCTTGGCCAGTGTCTTTTCGTAGATTGCCAGCAGCGCCGGTTCAAAGGTGGCGGCCAGTTCCTCACGCTCGGCGACGACGGTGAGGCGTTCGGCTTCGATCTCGGCCAGTTCGGCGTCGCGCGCCTGCTCCAGCTCCGACACCTCGGCGTCGATGGCCTGTGCTGCCTGCCGGAACTGCTCCTCGGCGGCCTTGGCGGCCTCCAGGCGTTCCATGACTTCCAGTTCCACGTCTTCCAGATCGGAGCGCCGGCGCTGCAGCGATTCCATTTCGCTCTGCAGGGCGGTGAGCTCCTTGGAGGTGCCCATGCCGCTGTCCAGGTGTTTCCGGTTGCGGTCGATGCGGGCCACCACTGACGCGACGTCGGC
This genomic interval from Arthrobacter sp. zg-Y820 contains the following:
- a CDS encoding reverse transcriptase-like protein — its product is MIVEADGGSRGNPGHAGYGALVRDPDTGAILAEKAEYIGKASNNVAEYSGLLAALEMAHEIDPDCWILAKMDSKLVVEQMSGRWKIKHEDMQRLAAKARAIVNPRRVKYQWIPREINKDADRLSNEAMDAGMAGIPWVHKGGLALKGGVAFADAAPAPEASPEASPETAAAGATAAQPAAEQASAAAPSPSGRLHHAEIWVRDFPAAEASLGWLLERLGYLRTDAWDSGAKWQGEHSYLVIEAGPDVADANHERRRPGLNHLAFRAGTPADVELLARRAASHGWTLLFADRHPHAGGPEHYAAYLENSEGFEVELVADGPAEQD
- a CDS encoding C4-type zinc ribbon domain-containing protein, whose translation is MAKASSAEQLRLLDLQALDSNVRKLRNRARSVSDNSAIAELGLQRAAAQSKLVAASTEAADVTRELTRAEADVASVVARIDRNRKHLDSGMGTSKELTALQSEMESLQRRRSDLEDVELEVMERLEAAKAAEEQFRQAAQAIDAEVSELEQARDAELAEIEAERLTVVAEREELAATFEPALLAIYEKTLAKNGIGAARLFNGTSEGSGMQLSPGDLADIRKAAEDDIVFCPDSGCILVRSAEWGS